One genomic segment of bacterium includes these proteins:
- the tig gene encoding trigger factor — MTDTSSSNNVKVDIQDIGNCGRLLKVEVPVELVEKETKNAYNALQKTASVHGFRTGKTPYPILKMRFEKVLKEEIKEKLINQTYQDILKNNNLIPVSEPKIDKVTFEEEKPFTYEMSLEVKPDIKLANYKGLEMSVKSANVSDDDVNNVLKMRQEQGAEFVPVNRPAKVSDQIIIDYELITDGAPSKKQTNAPYILGSKILPEKVEKELVGTKIDEKKEVEVISKEKGIKTIYKITIRQVKEKKLLPINDDFAKELGNFKTLDEFKDDIRKKLKSVAEDKQKTDIKEQLLDMVTENSKMLIPAGLVDKQIDYIGTSRGEKDTDKNKWKEKYLKEATKDVKKMLVLEEIAEKEKLDVSEEEAKQKLQNLAGSNKTANMDNYIEYIQRQMKRQKILDFIYENAKIEN, encoded by the coding sequence ATGACAGATACTAGCAGCAGTAACAATGTTAAGGTGGATATACAGGATATTGGAAATTGCGGCCGTCTCTTAAAGGTTGAAGTGCCTGTTGAACTAGTTGAAAAAGAGACAAAAAATGCATATAACGCCCTCCAAAAGACTGCATCTGTACATGGATTCAGGACAGGCAAAACTCCCTATCCTATTTTAAAGATGCGCTTCGAGAAAGTCCTAAAGGAGGAAATTAAGGAGAAACTCATTAATCAAACTTATCAAGATATACTTAAGAATAATAATCTAATCCCTGTTTCTGAGCCCAAGATAGATAAGGTCACTTTTGAAGAAGAAAAGCCATTTACCTATGAGATGTCTTTAGAAGTAAAGCCTGATATAAAACTTGCCAACTACAAAGGACTAGAAATGTCTGTAAAATCTGCTAATGTTTCTGATGATGACGTTAACAATGTATTGAAAATGAGACAAGAGCAGGGCGCGGAATTTGTTCCGGTCAATCGGCCTGCAAAAGTCAGTGATCAAATAATAATAGATTATGAGCTAATCACTGACGGTGCACCATCAAAAAAACAGACTAATGCTCCATATATATTAGGTTCTAAAATTCTTCCTGAAAAAGTAGAAAAAGAACTCGTTGGGACAAAAATAGACGAGAAGAAAGAAGTTGAAGTAATTTCAAAAGAAAAAGGCATAAAAACTATTTACAAAATAACTATTAGACAGGTAAAAGAGAAAAAACTTCTACCGATTAACGACGATTTTGCAAAGGAATTGGGTAATTTTAAAACCCTTGATGAGTTTAAAGATGATATTCGGAAGAAACTTAAAAGCGTTGCTGAAGATAAACAAAAAACAGATATTAAGGAACAGTTGTTAGACATGGTTACAGAGAACTCCAAGATGTTAATTCCGGCAGGACTTGTAGATAAACAAATAGACTATATAGGCACCAGTAGAGGAGAAAAAGACACTGATAAGAACAAATGGAAAGAAAAATATTTAAAAGAAGCAACTAAAGACGTAAAAAAAATGCTTGTTCTGGAGGAGATTGCTGAAAAAGAAAAACTGGATGTTAGCGAAGAAGAGGCTAAACAGAAACTTCAAAATCTGGCAGGCT
- a CDS encoding RnfABCDGE type electron transport complex subunit B, whose amino-acid sequence MQTILTATLLLGGLGLVFGLVLGYASRKFAVKIDPKIEEIFKALPGANCGACGFTGCMGFAKAVADGKVSPDRCVLMDKKETELISKTFPVLLCQRTANQQRKFLYIGIQTCKAAMLLSGGNNSCGYGCLGFGDCAKICPFGAISFKQGIPVFDKDLCKMCEKCIEVCPKNIIKLVPKNQEVFVACSNRDKGKDARAVCKTACIGCGVCIKACPADAITLENNLAVIDPKKCTNCGECIKKCPTKAIVKQ is encoded by the coding sequence ATGCAAACCATTTTAACAGCAACTCTGCTTCTTGGAGGGCTTGGACTGGTCTTTGGTCTTGTGCTTGGTTATGCATCAAGAAAATTCGCTGTAAAAATTGATCCCAAAATAGAAGAGATTTTTAAAGCTCTTCCTGGTGCAAATTGTGGCGCATGTGGATTTACAGGCTGTATGGGTTTTGCCAAAGCCGTCGCAGACGGTAAAGTCTCACCCGATAGATGCGTACTTATGGATAAAAAAGAGACAGAACTAATCTCAAAAACTTTCCCTGTTCTCTTGTGTCAGAGAACTGCTAATCAGCAGAGAAAATTTCTTTATATTGGTATTCAAACATGTAAAGCTGCTATGCTCCTCAGTGGTGGAAACAACTCATGCGGTTATGGGTGCCTAGGGTTTGGGGATTGCGCTAAAATATGTCCCTTTGGAGCAATTTCTTTTAAACAAGGCATACCTGTATTTGACAAAGACCTTTGTAAAATGTGTGAAAAATGCATAGAAGTATGTCCCAAAAATATTATTAAACTTGTTCCCAAAAATCAGGAAGTTTTCGTTGCGTGCAGCAACAGAGATAAGGGAAAAGACGCAAGAGCAGTGTGTAAAACTGCGTGTATCGGATGTGGCGTATGCATTAAGGCATGTCCAGCAGATGCAATAACATTAGAGAACAATCTGGCAGTAATAGATCCGAAAAAATGCACTAATTGCGGTGAATGCATTAAAAAATGCCCGACAAAAGCAATAGTAAAACAGTAA
- the rsxA gene encoding electron transport complex subunit RsxA, with the protein MLFTKLFIIFLSAALVNNYVLNRFLGICPFLGVSKKSSAAFGMGMAVIFVMTIASMATWVIQHYLLIPLNITFLQTITFILVIATLVQFVEMVIAKISPALQQALGIYLPLITTNCAVLGVATINSDSNLGFIGSIVNGLGAGVGFTIALLLMSAIRERLDLTDVPDCMRGIPIAFIIAGLMSLAFMGFTGLVSQ; encoded by the coding sequence ATGCTTTTTACTAAATTATTTATAATATTCCTTTCTGCAGCTTTGGTAAATAACTATGTATTAAATAGATTTCTTGGCATATGCCCATTCTTAGGTGTTTCTAAAAAAAGTTCCGCTGCATTTGGAATGGGGATGGCTGTAATTTTTGTCATGACCATTGCATCAATGGCTACATGGGTTATACAGCATTACTTATTAATCCCATTAAATATAACGTTTTTACAAACAATTACCTTTATTCTTGTTATTGCAACACTGGTTCAATTTGTGGAAATGGTCATTGCTAAAATAAGCCCTGCTCTTCAACAAGCATTGGGAATTTATCTTCCTCTTATTACTACAAACTGTGCTGTTCTCGGTGTAGCAACAATTAATAGTGATTCTAATCTTGGTTTTATAGGCAGCATTGTAAATGGTCTGGGCGCTGGTGTGGGTTTTACTATCGCATTACTTCTTATGTCTGCAATAAGGGAAAGGCTGGATCTAACCGACGTGCCTGACTGCATGAGAGGTATACCAATTGCGTTTATCATAGCTGGTTTAATGTCACTTGCTTTTATGGGCTTTACCGGTTTAGTTTCTCAATAA
- a CDS encoding electron transport complex subunit E, with protein MSLKQDFTRGILAENPTFRLILGMCPTLAVSTSLVNAIGMGAATTFVLLGSNILVSLFRKFIPSNIRIPAFIVIIATFVTIVELIMQAYFPALNKSLGIFIPLIVVNCIILGRAEAFASKNPVFPSIMDALGMGIGFTGALALLGATREILGAGTIWGYHILGTGFNPVIIMILPPGAFIALGLFLGLFNSLAKKRKA; from the coding sequence ATGAGTCTCAAACAAGATTTTACAAGAGGCATTCTTGCAGAGAATCCAACGTTTCGGCTCATTCTGGGCATGTGTCCAACACTTGCTGTTTCAACCTCATTGGTAAATGCCATAGGCATGGGAGCAGCTACTACTTTTGTTCTTTTAGGGTCCAATATACTTGTTTCTTTATTTCGAAAATTTATACCATCAAATATTCGCATTCCTGCTTTTATTGTGATCATTGCTACTTTTGTAACTATAGTAGAACTTATAATGCAGGCATATTTTCCCGCATTAAATAAATCCCTCGGGATATTTATTCCATTGATTGTTGTAAACTGTATTATACTTGGCAGAGCAGAGGCTTTTGCATCAAAAAATCCTGTTTTCCCTTCAATTATGGACGCATTAGGCATGGGAATAGGATTTACAGGTGCACTTGCGCTTCTTGGAGCTACAAGAGAAATACTTGGAGCCGGAACAATCTGGGGATATCATATATTGGGAACTGGATTTAATCCTGTGATAATAATGATACTTCCCCCAGGAGCATTTATAGCTCTCGGTCTATTCCTTGGATTATTCAATAGTCTGGCAAAAAAAAGGAAAGCGTAA
- a CDS encoding RnfABCDGE type electron transport complex subunit G, whose product MRNILKLSASLLIIAAISGTILGIIYTVTKEPIAKRVKLEEEKALKAIFPKATSFNLTTGKDNYAYYEVYTKNKLIGYVIDASGEGFGGTIKIKVGMNLNKTIKAIRITSQNETPGLGTRVEGTKFTDQFMNKTLKQVLLKKDFSKGTIDALTGATISSRTVSEAVQKSMVEFLKIERKQK is encoded by the coding sequence ATGCGTAATATATTAAAACTATCAGCGAGTCTGCTTATAATTGCCGCTATCTCGGGCACAATTTTAGGTATAATCTATACTGTAACAAAGGAACCAATTGCAAAACGAGTTAAACTGGAAGAAGAAAAAGCTCTAAAGGCCATTTTCCCAAAAGCGACAAGCTTTAACCTAACTACTGGTAAAGACAACTATGCTTATTATGAAGTTTATACAAAAAATAAGTTAATAGGATATGTAATAGATGCGTCTGGGGAAGGATTTGGCGGCACAATTAAAATTAAAGTGGGTATGAATCTGAACAAAACAATTAAAGCTATCAGAATTACAAGCCAAAATGAAACTCCAGGTCTTGGAACAAGAGTAGAAGGAACGAAGTTCACAGATCAGTTTATGAACAAAACCTTGAAACAGGTTTTGCTAAAAAAGGATTTCAGTAAAGGAACTATTGATGCACTCACTGGAGCTACTATATCATCGCGCACTGTTAGTGAAGCCGTACAAAAATCTATGGTAGAATTTTTAAAGATTGAGAGAAAACAAAAATGA